From the Paraflavitalea soli genome, the window CAGGTTATCTGAAGTTTACCTGATTGCTGCAGAAGCTGCTTTGCCTACGGATGCTTTGAAAGCGGCTACTTACTTAAACGCGATCCGTAAACGTGCTCCCAACGTGGTTCCCGCCACGGCAGCAACAGTAACGCTTGATATGATCCTCGATGAAAGAAGCAAAGAGCTGTTTGGCGAAGGCCAAAGATTTTTTGATATGATACGATTGAATAAAACGATCACATTCAATGATGAGATACTCGGCTTATCAGTAGCTACCCGTCCGAAAACAATTGACAGAACATTTTTTAAGACCCTGTTACCGATCTCTCAAGCAGAGATCAATGCAAACCCAGGCATCCTGGCACAGCAGAACCCCCAGTATTAATGGGGGTCATTACAGGGCTGACTTGATTAAACGAAGGCCGACGCGTTCCTGCGTCGGTCTTCGTATTTTTCAGGTGCGCCCGGAAGGGGCGCAATGACTGGAAACGTGTTGAAAAGAAAAAAGCGCCTGACCGGCGCTTTTTTAATACCCTCGAATAGGGTTCTCTGTGGCTTCGCCAGGAATCGAACCTGGATCTGGAGCTTCGGAAACTCTTATACTATCCATTGTACTACGAAGCCAATTGCACTATTTTATCAAGGTGCCTATATTGCTCGCAAAGAGCTTTACGGCAATGGCGAGCAAAATTACGCCAAAAAACTTTCTCACCGCTAATAATCCTGCCGGTCCCAAAAGTTTCGCAATATAGTTCAGGGATTTCAAAACGAGGAAAACAATTACCAGGTTGATCAAAATGCCGAATAATACCGTCCACTGGCTGTAATTGGCGGAGAGGGAAATGATGGTGGTAAGCGTTCCTGAACCGGCTATCAGCGGGAAAGCAATGGGTACCACTGTGCCACTCTTGTGGTTATCATCGCTTTTGAAAAATTCCATGCCCAGTACCATTTCCAGCCCCAAAATAAAGATCACGA encodes:
- a CDS encoding MarC family protein is translated as MELRLDDLITVTFTLFAIIDILGSIPLLITLKKKMGGIDEIKATLVSGGLMILFLLTGEKFLQILGLDVGSFAVAGSIVIFILGLEMVLGMEFFKSDDNHKSGTVVPIAFPLIAGSGTLTTIISLSANYSQWTVLFGILINLVIVFLVLKSLNYIAKLLGPAGLLAVRKFFGVILLAIAVKLFASNIGTLIK